TCTCGGAAGCCACGTCCACATCTCGAATCCGCGAGTTTGCGGCGGCGAGGTTTTCGCGCGCGCTCCCGAGGTTGGCGATGGTGACGTTGAGCCGGTTCTGCGCCGCGCCGAGATTGGCTCGCTCCGAGGACAGATCGCTGATCGCCTGGTCGATAACGGCCAA
This genomic window from Pseudomonadota bacterium contains:
- a CDS encoding flagellin, producing the protein LAVIDQAISDLSSERANLGAAQNRLNVTIANLGSARENLAAANSRIRDVDVASETAQLTRNTILMQAGVAVLAQANQMPAMALSLLA